The nucleotide sequence TCCGCCTGCTTGTCCACCAGTTGCTGGAAGATAGTCACGTTGTCATGCAGCGCCAGCCGGGCATTAGGTAAATGGGCGTGAACAAACGCCTCGTTGGTGCCGCCCGCCGGCTCAATCACCCGCACCGACGGCTGATTAATCTGCGCCACCGTCTGATACTGGTCCTTGTCGTCGCAGCGCACCAACGGGATCTTGCCGTCCACGTCTAACGTGCTGGAGAAAAACGCCTTTTTCTGACGCTCCAGCGTCACAGAAATCCCGCCCATACCGATATCGCACTGACCGGACTGAAAATCCGGCATCAGGGTTTTCCAGCTGGTTTTTACCCACTCCACTTTCACACCCAAGCTGTTAGCCAGCGACTGCGCCATCGCGATGTCGATCCCTTCGTAATCGCCATCGGCGCGCAGCGACGTGTACGGCTTGTAGTCGCCGGTGGTGCATACCTTTAGCACGCCTTGTGCCTGCACCTGATCAAGATGAGAGGCAGCACTGGCGCCGCCGGCCAGCCCCAATAACAGCATCAGTGAAAACCGTTTTTTCATGAAAGTTCCTTGCAAACCTGTCTGGCNNNNNNNNNNNNNNNNNNNNNNNNNNNNNNNNNNNNNNNNNNNNNNNNNNNNNNNNNNNNNNNNNNNNNNNNNNNNNNNNNNNNNNNNNNNNNNNNNNNNGCAAAAGCGCCACTGTTTGATCACCTGCAGCAACATGCCGTTTCCACGCATGTCGGTTCTGATCTTTCTTTCGCCATCGTTATAACACATTGATTTTTAATCATGATAATCACTGGCATAAAAAGGGTTTCCGGGAAAAAAAGGGGTTTCCGGTCAAAAAGACAGATTTCCATTTAAAAAATCAGTCAATTATCGATAAATCACTGCGGATTCACTGCCGTACAGGCAGCACTACCCCGCTGATGCCATTAACCCCGGCATCAGCGGATTAAGGTTTATTCCGCCGCCAGTGCGCGAACCGCCCCTCTTTTCTTTTTGATGGCATAGCCGGCGCCCAGCGCCAGCAGCCAGAACGGAATCAGCCACACGGAAATTTGAATGCCCGGCGTCATCGCCATGATCACCAGAATCCCGGCCAGAAACAGCAGGCACAGCATGTTGGTCAGCGGGTAGCCGAGGCTTTTGAAACGGGTGGTTTGTTGCGCGCGCTGTTTGGCCTGGCGGAATTTCAGGTGGGTGATGCTGATCATCGCCCAGTTGATCACCAGCGCAGACACCACCAGCGCCATCAGCAGTTCAAACGCTTTGCCCGGCATCAGGTAGTTGAGCAGCACGCACAGCGCCGTCGCCAGCGCCGAAACGCCGAGAGACACCAGCGGAATGCCGCGGCGATTGACCGTCAGCAGCGCGCGCGGCGCGTTGCCCTGCTGCGCCAGCCCGAACAGCATCCGGCTGTTGCAATACACGCAGCTGTTGTAAACCGACAGCGCCGCGGACAACACCACCAGATTCAGCACGTTCGCCACCAGATTGCTATCCAGCGCCTGAAAAATCAGCACAAACGGACTGCCGCCTTCCACCACCTTCTGCCACGGATACAACGACAGCAGCACCGCCAGCGCACCCACATAAAACAGCAGGATGCGGTAAATCACCTGATTGGTGGCGCGCGGAATACTCCTTTGCGGGTCGTCCGCTTCGGCCGCCGTGATCCCCACCAGTTCCAGCCCGCCAAAGGAAAACATGATCACCGCCATCGCCATCACCATACCGCTGACGCCGTTCGGGAAGAAACCGCCGTGCTGCCACAGGTTGGCGACGCTGGCGTCCGGCCCGCCGTTGCCGCTCAACAGCAAATAGCCGCCAAACACGATCATGCCGATAATCGCCGCCACCTTGATGATGGCAAACCAGAATTCCAGCTCGCCGTAGACCTTAACGTTGCTCAGGTTGATGGCATTAATGGCGACAAAGAACACCGCCGCCGATACCCAGGTCGGCACCGCCGGCCACCAGTACTGAATGTAGATGCCCACCGCGCTCAGTTCCGCCATGCTCACCAGCACATACAACACCCAGTAATTCCAGCCGGACATAAACCCGGCAAAATTACCCCAGTATTGGTTGGCGAAATGGCTGAACGAACCGGCCACCGGCTCCTCCACCACCATTTCACCCAGTTGACGCATAATGAAAAAAGCAACCACGCCGGCGATGGCGTAGCCGAGCAGCACCGACGGCCCGGCCATGCGAATCGTCTGGGCGATGCCGAGAAACAAACCGGTGCCGACCGCCCCGCCCAGCGCAATAAGCTGGATATGCCGGTTCTTCAGCCCCCGATTTAACGAGCTGTTTTGCTGTGTGTCCATCCCCTTCCTCCAGAAAAATGATTTAATTCATTTGAAGTAATCACACATAGAGCAATTATCAGGCCAACCAGAGCAATTATCAGGCCGACCACCGTCGCCGTTGACCGCGGCGGTGTGTTTAAAGTACGTAACGAACTGAATCAATTTAGAAAAAATCTCAAATTCACGCTTATTGCAACAAAGCCGGCATTCCGTTGATTTGGTGTAAAAATCATTCAAAACCTGCATGGAATCGCCAGCCAACCTGACCGGCATACACTAAAATGAATCAGGATGGTGCAGCCGTCGGACGGAAAAACGCGCGGGCGGCATAAGATGGCAAACAACAAACTTCCGGAAGCAAAAAAAGCTGATAGTCTGTATTTTTTGTACTTCTGGCAAGGCAGGGCTATGTACAACATTGATGATTTCGATCTGAAGATCCTCACACTGCTGCAAGCAAATGGACGTCTTACCAATCAGGAACTCAGCGATCTGGTTGGGCTGTCGGCCTCACAGTGCTCTCGTCGTCGTATTGCCCTCGAACAGGCGCAACTGATTCTCGGTTATCACGCCCGGCTGGCGCCGGATGCGGTCGGGCTGGAAGTCATGGGCCTGATTGAAGTGCGGCTCATTAATCACACCCAGGAATGCGTAGACGGCTTTCACCAGATGCTGGGCGAAGTCGATGCCATTATCGACGCCTATAAAACCACCGGCGACGCAGATTACATGCTGAAAGTGGCGGTAGCGGACCTGCACGGACTGAGCGCGCTGATCAGCGAGATTCTGGCGCGCAACAAAAGCGTGGCACACCTGAAAACCTCGGTGGTGCTCAACCGCCTGAAAGAGAACGGGCTAATGGCGCCGGCGACCGCGTTGCCCTAGCGGAGTGCGGACGCTGCTTCCACATGGTGCAAGACTGCATAATTCCTGCACCATAACCAATATAATCACATGATATCATCAATAAATACTCGATAGATGCATGAAGCGCGCATAAAAATACATCCTGTGCATTCAATTCCTTAATTCCCCCGACGTACAGAAAACCGTCAAACAATGTTGGCCGTCATAACGACTGGTGTGCTTTTTGCTTGAAAAGACAGGTATTCCTTCTTTTATCGATTCCTTCTTTTATCGGGCGCGCTTCATGGATAATGTCATTACCCCCCAACCGGTTTCACATACGCTGCTGGAAGACGTTCTGGCACTGCTTATCGGCACCCTGATGGTGTCTTTCGGGGTCATTATGCTGCGTCAGGCGGGCGCGCTGACCGGCGGCACCGCCGGGATGGCGTTTCTGTTGCACTACGCGACCCGCATCTCGTTCGGCACCGCATTTTTCCTGCTTAATTTGCCGTTTTATTACCTCGCCATCCGGCGTATGGGTTGGGCATTCACCGTCAAAACCTTCTGCGCGGTGGCGATGGTGTCGCTGTTTTCCGACCTGCACCCGTTATTTATCCACTTTGATCACCTGCAGCCGATTTACGCCACGCTGTTTGGCAACCTGATTATGGGACTGGGGTTCATTGTGCTGTTCCGTCATCGCGCCAGTCTGGGCGGGATGAATATTCTGGCGCTCTATTTACAGGACAAAAGTGGAATCCGCGCCGGAAAACTCCAGATGGCGGTGGATGTAGCCATTGTGCTGACTTCCCTGTTCGTGGTAAGCATATCGATGCTGATCGCGTCCGTACTGGGCGCGGCGGCGCTGAATCTGATTATCGCCATGAATCATCGACCTGGCCGTTATACCGCCTAGCGAACCACCCGGCCCTTTATATCTCAGGAGAGTTACCGACCGTGTTCCAGAATGTTGACGCCTACGCTGGCGACCCTATCCTGTCCCTGATGGAGAAATTCAAGCAGGATCCCCGTACTGATAAAGTGAACCTCAGCATCGGGCTTTATTACGATGGGCAGGGCGTCATTCCCCAGTTGCAGGCGGTCAGCGCCGTGGAAACACAGATGCAGGCCGAGCCGCAGCAGGCGTCGGTCTACCTGCCGATGGAAGGATTAGCCACCTACCGCAGCGCGGTGCAGACGCTGCTGTTCGGCGAACATCACCCGGCGCTCACCGCGCAGCGCATCGCCACTATCCAGACCCTGGGCGGTTCCGGCGCGCTGAAAGTGGGCGCGGACTTCCTCAAACACTATTTTCCGGATTCCGAAGTCTGGGTCAGCGACCCGACCTGGGAAAACCATATCGCCATTTTCTCCGGCGCGGGTTTTCAGGTGCATACCTATCCGTACTTTGACGCCGACACGCTGGGCGTCAACGTCAACAGTATGATTAACGCGCTGAAACAGCTGCCGCCGCGCAGCATCGTGCTGCTGCACCCGTGCTGCCACAACCCGACCGGCTCAGACCTGACCCACGCCGAGTGGGACCGCGTGATCGAAGTGTTGATCAAAGGTGAACTGGTGCCGTTCCTTGATATCGCTTATCAGGGGTTTGGCGGCGGCATGGACGACGACGCCTACGCCATCCGCGCTATCGCCAGCGCCGGCCTGCCCGCGCTGGTCAGCAACTCGTTTTCCAAAATCTTCTCGCTGTATGGCGAGCGCGTGGGCGGGTTGTCTGTGGTGTGTGAAGATCAGGACGCCGCCAGCCGCGTACTCGGTCAGTTGAAAGCCACCGTGCGCCGCAATTACTCCAGCCCGCCGAACTTCGGCGCGCAGGTGGTATCGCGCGTGCTGAACGACAGCGCGCTCAACGCCGACTGGCATAAGGAAGTGGAAGCCATGCGCCTGCGGATTCTGGAAATGCGCCAGACGCTGGTGAACGAGCTGAAAAAAGCGCTGCCGGATAACAACTTCGACTACCTGCTGACCCAGCGCGGCATGTTCAGCTACACCGGCTTTAGCGCCGCACAGGTGGACCGCCTGCGCGAAGAGTTCGGCGTGTACCTTATCGCCAGCGGCCGCATCTGCATCGCCGGTTTAAACCATCATAACGTGCAGCGCGTGGCTGCCGCATTCGCTGCCATACAGTAAGTTATTCCTTTCACTTTTTTACGCCCTTTCCCCCAGCCGGTAACGGTTGGGGGATTTTTTTCCTATGCAGGAAATGGGGCTATTGACACACAGCCGGGGTGTTTTGTTATTGATTAGCGAATATATATCAGGCAGGTGAATGGTTTCGTGCGGGATAAACGGTGTCGTTTCTTTGCCACATCATCGCACGCACGACAATGAGAGGCTCAAACGCCGCCTCTCCTTGACCTCTGGCTAGGTGGCTAAACTACGCCGCTACGCGGTGCCTTCGGCGTTCGCCTTCGCTGTTCGGACCGCCTGTGACGTGCTCCCAGCACGGCACAGGCTTTCGCCGCGTCCGTGCGGCTCACCCGGCGAAGTCGCCCACCTCAGCGTAGTTTTTAACGCCAGCAACCCCGTCAACCGCTGCCTATGCGGCAGTGAACAGGTGTCCAGTGATCCGCCCGTTCATCAAATGTTTCTAAGCTGCCTATACGACAGTGAACGGTTTCTGTTACTAATTTCACTGACTGCACCTTTTCTAAGCTGCCTACTCGGCAGTGAACGTCAAGCTCTGCGCAGAGAGTGCAACCGTCCATTTCTAAGCTGCCTATGCGGCAGTGAACTCAACGAAGTGCCAGATTTGAGCACAAAGAAATTTCTAAGCTGCCTATGCGGCAGTGAACACCATCAGATGTATGGCCGTGGGATCTTAAGTTTTCTAAGCTGCCTATGCGGCAGTGAACGTACAGCAGCGCAGCAGTAAAAAATGGGATGTTTTCTAAGCTGCCTATGCGGCAGTGAACGTGCGCGTGCTGGCAGACGAAACGCACTTCCGTTTCTAAGCTGCCTATGCGGCAGTGAACACTAACGCCGCGGCCGCGGCCACCGAGAACAATTTCTAAGCTGCCTATGCGGCAGTGAACTGTAGCGAATAATCGCTTATTGCCTGATTGTTAAAGAAAAACCACCGTTTTTCCGGGAAAACCTTTTTTTTCTGGCGGCCAGATTGCGGTATTAAAAATCAATACGTTAACGCTGGCCGCAAAAAAGGGTTAAAACCACGGGATGGTGGCGACGGCGCTTAACCCGTAGCTGGAGAATACCCCGGCGACCGGTTTATCCTGCAACGGGCCATGCTCGACAAACAGTAAAAACGTTTGTCCGCTGGAAAGGCTTCGCAGCGGCAGATACGGCAGCGAGGTGCGTTTTTCCACCGCATAGGGAATGCGCGTGGCCGCCTCATCTGCGGTCATCCGGCCTTTGTTCACCGCCCGGCGGCGCAGGCGTTCGGCGCTGCTTTTTACCTGCACGCGGCGCACAGTGCGGTGCTTTGCACCATCTGGCACCGGCAGCGGTTCGGTGATGGCGGTATAGTCGCGCAGCCCTTTGCGCCAGCCGGCTTCTTCCAGCGCCGTCAGCGCCTCTACGCTGCCGTGCAAGCGCAGCCGCTCCCCCAGCGTTTTGCCTGCATCCGGGAAGCTCACCCCGATGGCGCCCGTCGCCCGCTGCCCCAGCGCCCGGTGCAGCTTGGCGAACAGCGCGCTCAGCAACTGCACGCCGTTGAACTCCGGGTCGGGCAACACCCGAATCTCGATATAGTGGTCCATAGCGCGTTACTCGCCTTTCTCGCCGAACACCCCGCCGCGAATCAGCGTGGCGATCACGTAGTGCTGCTGCGCCACCGCCGGCACGTCACCTTTGCGCACCCAGTTATCCAGCAGGGTGTAGAAATCCATTTTATCTTTCGGCTGACGGTAGGCGCGGCCGCGGCTGGTCACCGAGCCATAGGGTTCGACCGCGATCGGCCCGGTTTCCGCCGCTTGCGGGTGCCAGTCATCGACGGTGCGCAGCGCGTTGCCGATTTTCTGCGAATGGATCGCCGCCACGTCGTTGACCTGATACAGAATCTTGCTCTTGCCGTTGCGGGCGCGCTCATCCAGCACCAGTTCTTGCGAGGGGAACACCTCCTGCCCGTTGCCCAGCTTCACTTGCGCTTCCACGCGCAAAAACGCCGCATCGCTGCCCGCCAGCGCCTGTTCAATCACCCCAGCCAGCTCGGCCAGTGCCCCCGCAGGTTGGCTAAACTGGCGCAGCGAGTAGTCTTCACCGTTAAATTCCCAGCGCTTATCGTCGTGCGTCACTACCACCTGCACCGCTTCGGCACCAATACGGTTGCGCCACAAAAAGCGGCCGCTGGCGATGTTCTCGGCGTAACGCGCTGCCAGCACGCCAAAGCCCTGCTCGCGGGCGTAGCCGTTAATCAGGTCAGTCAGCGCCTGCTGGTAATCCTGACTGTTACAGACTGACGGCAGCGCCAGGTTACCCAGTACCCGCAGTGTAAAAACCACTTTCAGCGTATCGGCATCAAACGGCAGTGATGCCACATCCACCGTTTGCAGATTGGGTTTTTGAATTTCGGCATCCAGCTTGGCCGGGTCACTGCTGATGGCGTTCTTTAACCGGTTGGAGATGGTGCCGCGTACCGATTTTTCCTGAATCACCACCGGCTGCCAGTTCTCCTGCTGCCAGTTGCCCGCCAGCATCAGCGCATCGGAATTCGCCAGTTTGCGCTCAAACGCCAGTACCGATGCGGTTTTCAACGTGGTTGCTGCCTTTGCCATAGTCTTAATCCTTGTCTCAGTAATTGAATTCAAGTTCTGGGTAATCATCATCTACCGCGCCGTCTGCGTCGTTGACGGTTTGCAGACAACGGTAGGTGTGGTGTTGGTTGTCGTGTTGATAGTGGTAACGCCAAAAGAGGCGGTTGATGTCGTCAATGCGGTGTGCGCCGCGCCATTCGCCAACACCGTAAATGGCTTCGGCAAAACAGAACGGGGTGGACGGGTCGCGAGTTTTCTCCACCTCGCCGGGGTTGTACAACGGTGAAATGGCGCGGTAGCCGGTCATCAGCGGCACCAGATAGCCGCCTTGCGGTTTGGGCAGCGGCTGCCAGCTCACGTCATCGTCAGGGGAGCGCACCGCCTGATATTTCAGGGCGGCGAAATCCAGCCAGGCGTCCAGCATCTCCGCTTGTGGGTTGGTCTGCTGCAAGGTCTGGAAATGCGATTGCAACAGCGGGGTGCGGTCTACCAGCACAAAGCCCGGCAACAAACGGCGCATCAGGCCGCGCGTGCTGCTGTCGTCAGCAGGCATGTCATCGATGCTTACCCGTTCGATATCCACCATCAGCCCGCCCGCCAGCCGCTGGCGCAGCGCCAGTTGTTGCAACTGCTGTTTCAGCGCGTCAAGACCGTCTTCGCCCGGCAACATGCCGTGACACTCCATCAGCAGCGACACAGTGAAATGCATCCGCCCTTCTTCATTAAACGCGGCCGTTTTTTCCTCTTTGGTCAGTGGGTTACGCGTCAGCGCAAAGCTGCGGTTCCAGCCGCTGCCGTAGGCGTGCAACTGATGCTGATGGCACACCACGCCGCAGCCTTCCAGCCGTAAACCGTGTGATGCCTGCAACCGGCGCGACAGCGCGTGGGTAAAGCCGAGAAAATGGCTGATGGCGGGAAAGCCGTAAGTGTGCCCGGCAATGGCGTTGGCGTTTTCCACCTGAATACGCCGCAGAATAATCAGGCTGCTCATGCCAGTTCCTCCTTCAACGCCCGCTCGGTTTCCCGCAGCCGCTGCTTAAACAGCGCGGCGGTAGACCACTCGCGGCGCTCCACTTCACCGAAAATCAGTTTTTCGTGCTGCAATCGATCATTTAGCCACTGACCAAATTCATGGGCGACCTGCTCTTTCCAGTCCCCCCCTTCGCGTGCATAGCGAAAAGCGTCATCCTGCCGACAGCGAAACGGGTCAAGCCACAGTTGCAGAGGAGTATTCAGGCGGGAATCCTTGCTCCAGCCTGCCGGGCGCAGGTTTTGCACCGAAGCGACATAGCCAAACAAGGTGTCGATCAACTGGTCGAGGTAACGTCGGCGCTGGTTACGAATCTCGCGGTTGTTTTCCACGTCTTTGACGCTGAGCAGAAATTGCCGCATATCCCGGCGATCGGCATAGGTCAGCGCATCCACCTCACCCCGTTCACGGAAGAGGGTGTCATGATCAAGCGGCGGTTTGATTTGGCTGCGCCACTGCGGCGGCGCGCTGTTCAGCAGATAAGAACGCCCGCTGCGGGCACTGTTCAACGCGGAGATATTTTGCGGCTTGGTGCCGCCCATATTCTGCACCGCAATACTGGGGTAGCTGACGTCAACCTCATCGTGCCAGCGCTTTTGCCGCCGCGCCTCACGGGTGGCTTTGGCCTGCTCGCCAAAGCGGGCCAGATTTAAACGCTGATCCAGCGCCTGCGACAGCGAAGAAGAATAAAGCGGGCTTAACAGATGGTATTGCCCCTCTCCCACCGGGAAGTAGATCTGTTTAGCAAGGAAATGCGAGCCAGGTTGCTTATCGCTCAGCACCTGCCTGAACCCGGCCAGCCACTGCGCAAGCTGCTCTGAGTTTTCCGCCAGCGCCTCCAGTGCGCGGTGGTCACCCCGCTGTAGTGCCGCCAACAGCGAATCGCCGTGATGCTCGGTTTGCAGCAGTTTGGCCACATCCAGCGCTGCCGCGTTGCCGACGGCATCTATCGCCGGTTGCGCCAGCGACGCGGTAGACAGCACCGCATTGTCTCCAGCCAGTTCGGTGCTGAACACGCTGCTGCCTTTGGCATCGCTGTGGGTGAATTTCAGCGCATGGGTCACCAGGCTAATTTGCCCGGCGCGACTGGCGGCATCCGTCAGCCAGCCGCGCACCTCGTAAGCCAGTTCTATCTCACGCCGATCCTGCGCCAACGTCAACTCCGCTGCGGCCAGCGCTTCACCGCTTAACGCCTCCCGCTGCTTATCGGCGGCTTTATCGAAGGCATCCAGCTTGGCCTGCTTTCGGGTTCCGATATAACTGACAATAAACTGCGTTAATTCACGCTCTTCCATGCCTCCTCCTGTCATCATGATTTTTCCCCAAACACCCCTAACAGCGGGTGCCAGCACCACGACTGGTTATCTCGTGTGCTGATACTGATTTCACCAAAACGGTCGCTGACCCGGGCTAACTCCCACTGTTTTTCCTCAGCCAGTTGCAGGTAAAGCGCGGTGTAATCCGTCGCCACCCACTGGCTGACGCCATCGGCCATCTCCTGCTGCACCGGGCGGATAACATCGCTGGTTTTCCAGCCGCTCGGCCCGTCGTCCTGCATCATAAAGCGCGGTTCATCGCCGTCGTCTTCCAGCCGCAGCCAGTAACGCTGTTGTGGGTCTGAGCGGCGAAACGGCGTGTGCCGTTGCAGTTCGCCGTTCCAGTGCAGCGGTTTGCGCCACCACATCACCGCCGTTGGCTGCGAAGGCGGGTCGTTTCTCTGCCCGAACAATTTTCCCGCCAGCGCGGCGTGTTCCAGCGAAATCAACGTGAAGGGTTTTTTC is from Dickeya dianthicola NCPPB 453 and encodes:
- the csy1 gene encoding type I-F CRISPR-associated protein Csy1; translation: MEERELTQFIVSYIGTRKQAKLDAFDKAADKQREALSGEALAAAELTLAQDRREIELAYEVRGWLTDAASRAGQISLVTHALKFTHSDAKGSSVFSTELAGDNAVLSTASLAQPAIDAVGNAAALDVAKLLQTEHHGDSLLAALQRGDHRALEALAENSEQLAQWLAGFRQVLSDKQPGSHFLAKQIYFPVGEGQYHLLSPLYSSSLSQALDQRLNLARFGEQAKATREARRQKRWHDEVDVSYPSIAVQNMGGTKPQNISALNSARSGRSYLLNSAPPQWRSQIKPPLDHDTLFRERGEVDALTYADRRDMRQFLLSVKDVENNREIRNQRRRYLDQLIDTLFGYVASVQNLRPAGWSKDSRLNTPLQLWLDPFRCRQDDAFRYAREGGDWKEQVAHEFGQWLNDRLQHEKLIFGEVERREWSTAALFKQRLRETERALKEELA
- the csy2 gene encoding type I-F CRISPR-associated protein Csy2 is translated as MSSLIILRRIQVENANAIAGHTYGFPAISHFLGFTHALSRRLQASHGLRLEGCGVVCHQHQLHAYGSGWNRSFALTRNPLTKEEKTAAFNEEGRMHFTVSLLMECHGMLPGEDGLDALKQQLQQLALRQRLAGGLMVDIERVSIDDMPADDSSTRGLMRRLLPGFVLVDRTPLLQSHFQTLQQTNPQAEMLDAWLDFAALKYQAVRSPDDDVSWQPLPKPQGGYLVPLMTGYRAISPLYNPGEVEKTRDPSTPFCFAEAIYGVGEWRGAHRIDDINRLFWRYHYQHDNQHHTYRCLQTVNDADGAVDDDYPELEFNY
- a CDS encoding amino acid permease, with translation MDTQQNSSLNRGLKNRHIQLIALGGAVGTGLFLGIAQTIRMAGPSVLLGYAIAGVVAFFIMRQLGEMVVEEPVAGSFSHFANQYWGNFAGFMSGWNYWVLYVLVSMAELSAVGIYIQYWWPAVPTWVSAAVFFVAINAINLSNVKVYGELEFWFAIIKVAAIIGMIVFGGYLLLSGNGGPDASVANLWQHGGFFPNGVSGMVMAMAVIMFSFGGLELVGITAAEADDPQRSIPRATNQVIYRILLFYVGALAVLLSLYPWQKVVEGGSPFVLIFQALDSNLVANVLNLVVLSAALSVYNSCVYCNSRMLFGLAQQGNAPRALLTVNRRGIPLVSLGVSALATALCVLLNYLMPGKAFELLMALVVSALVINWAMISITHLKFRQAKQRAQQTTRFKSLGYPLTNMLCLLFLAGILVIMAMTPGIQISVWLIPFWLLALGAGYAIKKKRGAVRALAAE
- a CDS encoding YitT family protein encodes the protein MDNVITPQPVSHTLLEDVLALLIGTLMVSFGVIMLRQAGALTGGTAGMAFLLHYATRISFGTAFFLLNLPFYYLAIRRMGWAFTVKTFCAVAMVSLFSDLHPLFIHFDHLQPIYATLFGNLIMGLGFIVLFRHRASLGGMNILALYLQDKSGIRAGKLQMAVDVAIVLTSLFVVSISMLIASVLGAAALNLIIAMNHRPGRYTA
- the cas6f gene encoding type I-F CRISPR-associated endoribonuclease Cas6/Csy4, whose amino-acid sequence is MDHYIEIRVLPDPEFNGVQLLSALFAKLHRALGQRATGAIGVSFPDAGKTLGERLRLHGSVEALTALEEAGWRKGLRDYTAITEPLPVPDGAKHRTVRRVQVKSSAERLRRRAVNKGRMTADEAATRIPYAVEKRTSLPYLPLRSLSSGQTFLLFVEHGPLQDKPVAGVFSSYGLSAVATIPWF
- the csy3 gene encoding type I-F CRISPR-associated protein Csy3 gives rise to the protein MAKAATTLKTASVLAFERKLANSDALMLAGNWQQENWQPVVIQEKSVRGTISNRLKNAISSDPAKLDAEIQKPNLQTVDVASLPFDADTLKVVFTLRVLGNLALPSVCNSQDYQQALTDLINGYAREQGFGVLAARYAENIASGRFLWRNRIGAEAVQVVVTHDDKRWEFNGEDYSLRQFSQPAGALAELAGVIEQALAGSDAAFLRVEAQVKLGNGQEVFPSQELVLDERARNGKSKILYQVNDVAAIHSQKIGNALRTVDDWHPQAAETGPIAVEPYGSVTSRGRAYRQPKDKMDFYTLLDNWVRKGDVPAVAQQHYVIATLIRGGVFGEKGE
- a CDS encoding transporter substrate-binding domain-containing protein, with the translated sequence MKKRFSLMLLLGLAGGASAASHLDQVQAQGVLKVCTTGDYKPYTSLRADGDYEGIDIAMAQSLANSLGVKVEWVKTSWKTLMPDFQSGQCDIGMGGISVTLERQKKAFFSSTLDVDGKIPLVRCDDKDQYQTVAQINQPSVRVIEPAGGTNEAFVHAHLPNARLALHDNVTIFQQLVDKQADVMITDASEALYQQKRYPQLCAVNPSSPMQYGEKAYMLPRDDLSWKLYVDQWLHLSKSTGEYRRIMSEWLGKVE
- a CDS encoding amino acid aminotransferase; translated protein: MFQNVDAYAGDPILSLMEKFKQDPRTDKVNLSIGLYYDGQGVIPQLQAVSAVETQMQAEPQQASVYLPMEGLATYRSAVQTLLFGEHHPALTAQRIATIQTLGGSGALKVGADFLKHYFPDSEVWVSDPTWENHIAIFSGAGFQVHTYPYFDADTLGVNVNSMINALKQLPPRSIVLLHPCCHNPTGSDLTHAEWDRVIEVLIKGELVPFLDIAYQGFGGGMDDDAYAIRAIASAGLPALVSNSFSKIFSLYGERVGGLSVVCEDQDAASRVLGQLKATVRRNYSSPPNFGAQVVSRVLNDSALNADWHKEVEAMRLRILEMRQTLVNELKKALPDNNFDYLLTQRGMFSYTGFSAAQVDRLREEFGVYLIASGRICIAGLNHHNVQRVAAAFAAIQ
- a CDS encoding Lrp/AsnC family transcriptional regulator; the encoded protein is MYNIDDFDLKILTLLQANGRLTNQELSDLVGLSASQCSRRRIALEQAQLILGYHARLAPDAVGLEVMGLIEVRLINHTQECVDGFHQMLGEVDAIIDAYKTTGDADYMLKVAVADLHGLSALISEILARNKSVAHLKTSVVLNRLKENGLMAPATALP